The genomic window CCTGAGCCTGGGGGGTCAGGGGCCCCTCTGAGCCCCACCAGCCTCCGCGCTCTTGTCCTAGGCAATCTATGGAGCCTGTGGCATCCCAGCCGTGGTCCTGGTGGACGTCATTGCTGGCTTCCTCCCAGGCTGTGTCCCCCaaccagcccccacctccaagCCGGGACCTGAATTTGGGTGTCTGAAGACCCAGAGGGACTCTGGCAAGGGACTGGGTTGGGCACACGTCTTCTCTGCAGCTGGCTCTATGGTTCTGTGGCTTGGCCCTTGGTGACGACCCCTGCCATCCTCCCCGCAATCCCCGGCTGGCCCCCAGTCAAGAGCACCCCTGGTTTGCTGTGGAATTACTTTATTCTGAGCTGGAGCTGAGCCCTGGGAGCCGCTGAGCGAAATGGGCGGACCCTGGCCGGGTCACAGGACCCTGCGGGCGCTGTCCCTGCTGGGGACGCAGCACTCACTGAAAACCAAGACAAGTGTGAGGGGCCCAGCCCACCACGGAGGCGCCCTCCACACCCTCAGCCACCTTAGAGGCAGTGGAGCCATGAACCCGTGGGCTTGGGCAGAGGGTCCTCCCGCCCACTGTGCGTAGGGTggcctcccccaccccaacccccagggGAGCCCAGGGTGAGGCTTAGGACGGCGGCTTACCGAGAGGATCTTGTGAGCACAGGTGACTAGAAGGGGAGGCAAGACTGGCTGTGAAAAAGGACTGAGCCCCCCAGGGCCCCACCCACAGGACTCGTCTGTTGTGGGGACCAGCCCCCAGGCCTGACTGTGGGCAGGGGCAGGTGAAGACCCCCTCAGCCTGCCTGACTCCCTGAGAGTGACTGAGTCAGGCAGAAGCCAGAATCAGCCCCAGGGTCTGTGCCACCCCATCATGCCCTGTGGGCACCAGAACTTGCCCCAAGCCTCCCTTATGGCATCTCCGGTGGGCACTCACGGTCCTTCTGCAGCTGGGCCTGCTGCTGTGACAGGAAGCCCAGGCCCCTGCTCCACTTGGTGAAGAGTCCCATGGCCTCCTGGCTGGCTGCCTCCCTCCGACCTAAGGGCACCAGGGCAGTGCAGGAGGGAGCAACCTCTGAGAGCCggggaggggccagggaggagCCGGGGAGGGGCCGGGGAGGAGccggggaggggctggggggagcTGGggatgggctggggaggggccaaGGAGGAGCCAGGGCGGGgccagggcagagctggggaggggccagggaggagaaggggagtgACCAggggggagctggggaggggccagggaggagctggggcgGGGCCAAGGAGGAGCCGGGGAGGGGCCGGGGAGGGGTCAGGGAGGGaccagggaggggctgggaagggTCAGGGAGGAGACCGCCTACCCTGGGATGCTGGCCATGGCCCTTCCAAGGCCACCTCCAGTGCAAGTTCCTCCCCCTCAAGGTGGGGGAACTTGGCCTGCATGAGGCCCCAAGTGGCCCACCCACCACACAGCTCCCCGCATGGCCCCCGCACGGCGCACTCACTGTACAGCTCCACCGTGTTGAAGGGCTCGTCCCCAAACTCCAGCTGAGTGAAGATGATGGCATAGTCTCTGAAGTTGGTGGCCAGCACCCGGAGCTCCAGCACGCCTATTGCTGGGAAACAAATCCCCCGCCGTGGGGGAGGGCAGCTGCTGTATCCGTCCAGGGGCTACTGAGCTGGTGCTGGCCACAGGGACGGAGGGTCCAATTCAAGTGAGAGCCCCCAACCCCAGGAGACCCCTCGAAGCACACCCAGAGCCCCCAAGCTTTGTCCCCCGACCCCGACCCCACCTGGTGCCAGCATCAAGGGGTTTTCAGAGActgatggacagacagacagacagacagacgaGCACTGCCCAGCCTGTCCCGGGTGTGAACGAGGAGTGGCTGGGTCACACTGGCCCAGCCTTGTCCCTATGGACAGCCACTAGACAGGCCCCTTGCCCTCTGCACCTATGGGGACCTTGGCTGGACTCCACTGGCATATGAGCCTGCTGGGAGCAAGGTTCCAGTTCTCGGTCCAGGGGCCTCTCTTCACCCTCAGGATGGGCACCAATCCTAAGACCAGAACCTGTAGCCTCCTGGCATTCGGGAGTGGAGTCAGCCCTCCGTCCCTGGCCGCAGGGGGCCTGGGGATGCTGCAGGGAAGAACGGCCTGGGTGAGGCCGCGGTGGTCAGACTCACAGGGATTCTCAAACACCCATCCGGAGTTTCGCTTCAACAGCTCCGTGACACTCTGGCTGCACCCCTGCAGCCTGGAAAAGAAGAGGCCCATCACCCACTCAGGGTCAAGACCCTGGGGCCCGGTGAGAGGAGACGGAGCTCAGGAGTCGAGTCCAGGCCAGGCCAGCCGGCAGCGAGGCCAGAGCTTCCATCTTCTGCCAGATGCCCCGATACCTGGAAACCTGCTCTCAGAGAGTGGACGGCGTGGGAGTCCTAAGAGGGGCGGACACTCCCATTCACCTCCTGAGAGATCCTCAGTGCCAGATCTCCACCAGGAACGCTGAATGCTGCTGAGGACGCAACAGGAGACTCAACAGACGGGAGGTTCGCCCGCAACTCAGGGAAAGAGGCCGCTGCTCCCTAAGTGGTCAGTCCCCAGAGTGAGAAAAACCCAGCAAAGGTGCAGTGACATTTGCCAAcgaaggaagctgaggctgaagtCCACGTGGGAGAACAGCAAGAAGAACTAGGAAAGCCGTGTGTGAGGTGCCACCTCAGCCTGGAGCCCCTTGGTCCCAGCTCACCCTGAGGCCAGGCCTGGCCTGGGGGGGGTGCAGCAGGGCCCCTGCCCATAGCCTCCAGGCACAGGTGCAGGGGGAGGGCATGCTGGGTAGGAGGGCAGGTTCTCCTCTCTGGGCTCTGTGTCTGGCTCAGTGGTTCAGGCCTGGGCTCTGCCACCAGCTTGCCGGGGGTAGACGCCCACCACGCCACCCAGCAGGCCACTCTTCTGCGAAGGGAGGCAGGCACTGACTCCTGCCCCAGCATGGCTACCCCTACAGCCTGGCTGCCCTGTAGGTGTCCTCTGCATAGCACGACCTCAGGGGCCGGCCCCTCCTTTAAGGCCACACAGCTTCTGGGTCCCCCAGGGCCAGCCCAGACCAGCATGGGCAGTGGGGGATGAGTTGGGCCAGCCCTTGGGGGGGTCCCAAAGGCAGGAGCCTCAGGGCAGGAGGGGTGGAGGCTGGAGGGTTGGAGGCTGGAGGCCTGGAGGGTTGGAGGCTGGAAGGTTG from Macaca thibetana thibetana isolate TM-01 chromosome 15, ASM2454274v1, whole genome shotgun sequence includes these protein-coding regions:
- the LCN6 gene encoding epididymal-specific lipocalin-6, which codes for MGGLLLAALLALVAVPRAQAVWLGRLDPKQLLGPWYVLAVASREKSFAVEKDMKNVAGVVVTLTPENNLRLLSSQHGLQGCSQSVTELLKRNSGWVFENPSIGVLELRVLATNFRDYAIIFTQLEFGDEPFNTVELYSRREAASQEAMGLFTKWSRGLGFLSQQQAQLQKDLTCAHKILSVAEGVEGASVVGWAPHTCLGFQ